In a genomic window of Aeromicrobium panaciterrae:
- a CDS encoding ABC transporter ATP-binding protein, whose amino-acid sequence MSMDATAWSALHRTMMNSEGSHKVTRETLRRIASFAVPHKRKLILFLIMSVITAVLAVATPVLAGKVVNSIVDGDSRRTVFELAGLIALIALADAGFGIFTRWLSANIGEGLILDLRTKVFDHVQRMPVAFFTRTRTGALVSRLNNDVLGAQRAFSDTLSGVVSNLVTLTLALIVMLSISWQITLVALVLLPVFVIPARRMGGRLAAMRREAADYNATMSTRMTERFSAPGATLVKLYGRPEQESIEFAARARRVRDIGVKSAMLQSVFVTALTTVSALALAVVYGLGGFYALRGSLDPGDVVAMALLLTRLYAPLTALASARVEVMSAVVSFERVFEVLDLKPLIAEKPDAIDLPAGPVTVEFDDVTFAYPSADKVSLASLEEVAQLDSRGGVDVLHNVSFTVEPGQLVALVGTSGAGKSTIASLVPRLYDVDTGAIRLNGVDVRDLTLSSIRRTLGMATQDGHLFHESVRSNLLLSRPEATEDELWTALHDARLDDLIRSLADGLDTVVGERGYRLSGGERQRLTIARLLLARPQLVILDEATAHLDSTSEAAVQEALAAALTGRTSLVIAHRLSTVRAADLILVVEDGRIVEQGNHTELLAQGGRYEELYRTQFDQGPVAEPV is encoded by the coding sequence ATGAGCATGGACGCCACAGCATGGTCCGCGCTGCACCGCACAATGATGAACAGCGAAGGCTCGCACAAAGTGACCCGCGAAACGTTGCGGCGCATCGCCTCGTTCGCTGTCCCTCACAAGCGCAAACTGATCCTGTTCCTGATCATGAGCGTCATCACCGCCGTGCTCGCGGTGGCGACTCCCGTGCTGGCCGGCAAGGTCGTCAACTCGATCGTCGATGGCGACTCGCGTCGAACGGTGTTTGAGCTTGCCGGGCTGATCGCGCTGATCGCGCTCGCGGATGCCGGATTCGGCATCTTCACCCGCTGGCTGTCGGCCAATATCGGCGAAGGTCTGATCCTCGACCTGCGCACCAAGGTTTTCGATCACGTACAGCGGATGCCCGTCGCGTTCTTCACCCGTACGCGTACCGGCGCGCTCGTCAGCCGCCTCAACAACGATGTCCTCGGCGCTCAACGCGCCTTCAGTGACACTCTCTCCGGAGTTGTCAGCAACCTCGTCACGCTGACCCTGGCCCTCATCGTGATGCTGAGTATTTCGTGGCAGATCACCCTGGTCGCGCTGGTCCTGTTGCCAGTCTTTGTCATCCCAGCACGACGCATGGGTGGCCGGCTTGCGGCGATGCGACGCGAGGCCGCTGACTACAACGCCACGATGAGCACCCGGATGACCGAACGCTTCTCGGCTCCCGGAGCCACCCTGGTCAAGCTCTACGGTCGCCCCGAGCAGGAGTCGATCGAGTTCGCTGCCCGCGCTCGTCGCGTGCGCGACATCGGCGTGAAGTCGGCCATGCTGCAGTCGGTCTTCGTCACCGCGCTCACCACGGTCTCGGCCCTGGCCTTGGCTGTCGTCTACGGACTTGGTGGCTTCTACGCACTGCGCGGCTCGCTCGATCCCGGCGACGTTGTCGCGATGGCACTTCTGCTCACCCGCCTCTACGCGCCACTGACTGCATTGGCCAGCGCACGCGTCGAGGTCATGAGCGCCGTCGTCAGCTTTGAGCGAGTGTTCGAGGTGCTCGACCTCAAGCCGCTCATCGCCGAGAAGCCAGATGCGATCGATCTGCCTGCCGGACCCGTGACTGTCGAGTTCGATGACGTGACGTTTGCGTACCCATCGGCCGACAAGGTTTCGCTGGCGTCCCTTGAAGAGGTCGCTCAGCTCGACAGCCGCGGCGGCGTGGACGTGCTCCACAACGTCTCGTTCACCGTTGAGCCGGGCCAGCTCGTTGCGCTGGTCGGTACGTCCGGTGCCGGCAAGTCAACGATCGCCAGCCTCGTACCGCGTCTGTACGACGTCGACACCGGAGCGATCCGACTCAACGGTGTCGACGTACGCGATCTGACCCTGTCATCAATTCGCCGCACGCTCGGTATGGCGACGCAGGACGGTCACCTGTTCCACGAGTCCGTACGCTCCAACCTCCTGCTCTCACGCCCCGAGGCGACCGAGGACGAGCTGTGGACGGCCTTGCACGACGCGCGACTCGACGACCTCATCCGCTCACTGGCCGACGGACTCGACACCGTCGTCGGCGAACGCGGCTACCGCCTGTCGGGCGGCGAGCGTCAGCGCCTGACGATCGCCAGGCTGCTGCTGGCGCGCCCGCAGTTGGTGATCCTCGATGAGGCGACGGCTCACCTCGACTCAACCTCGGAAGCCGCAGTCCAGGAAGCGCTCGCAGCAGCGCTCACCGGCCGTACCTCGCTGGTCATCGCTCACCGACTGTCGACCGTACGAGCGGCCGACCTGATCCTCGTCGTCGAAGACGGCCGGATCGTCGAACAGGGCAACCACACCGAACTGTTGGCACAGGGTGGACGCTACGAAGAGCTCTATCGCACGCAGTTCGACCAGGGGCCGGTCGCAGAACCGGTCTAA
- a CDS encoding serine hydrolase yields MTADASPTPRHRIRKALVAFAVVIALLVGGLFAYTSAKDMQGPTFIARFLFTRTSDAGTLFDGRTIDAAAAEHPIPESVRPLPSTVQWMGKPLATEKVLKTTKTNSFMVLCRGEVVHEWYAEKSDRTRRQSSWSVAKSVVSLLVGQLIGEGKLTEDTRLVEVLPEFKNGTDFDTITVADLLDMKSGIDVAEDYSYFKPFSGVGGLLMTTDLVGYLKDNRGLRFDPGSKSEYRSVDAQYLSMIASRVDGKPLAEMAKERLWDPIGAEDDAVWSLDSKGGIEKGFAALNATPRDFAKIGLLVANNGKVGDEQVVPAAWIKRISTPVAEAYPDWMYAAQWWHPPGHETHHDFMAEGVYGQYVYENPANHTVIVKLSDYGAEQDEEELVDVFRSLAGSCT; encoded by the coding sequence ATGACTGCCGATGCATCGCCCACGCCTAGACACAGGATTCGCAAGGCATTGGTGGCATTCGCCGTGGTGATTGCCCTTCTCGTGGGCGGACTGTTCGCGTACACGTCGGCGAAGGACATGCAGGGACCGACGTTCATCGCGCGTTTTCTCTTCACGCGCACGTCGGACGCCGGAACGCTGTTCGATGGCCGCACGATTGATGCGGCAGCAGCGGAGCATCCCATCCCGGAGTCGGTACGACCGCTCCCATCGACTGTGCAGTGGATGGGCAAGCCTCTCGCGACCGAGAAGGTGCTGAAGACCACGAAGACCAACTCGTTCATGGTGCTGTGCCGTGGCGAGGTGGTTCACGAGTGGTACGCCGAGAAGAGCGACCGCACACGGCGTCAGTCCTCGTGGTCCGTTGCGAAGTCGGTGGTCAGCCTGCTGGTCGGGCAGCTCATCGGCGAGGGCAAGCTCACCGAGGACACCCGTCTCGTCGAGGTGCTTCCAGAGTTCAAGAACGGGACCGACTTCGACACCATCACGGTGGCCGATCTCCTCGACATGAAGAGCGGGATCGACGTGGCGGAGGACTACTCGTACTTCAAGCCGTTCTCAGGAGTTGGCGGCTTGCTGATGACGACCGACCTGGTGGGCTATCTCAAGGACAACCGCGGACTGCGGTTCGATCCCGGTTCGAAGTCTGAATACCGCAGCGTCGATGCGCAGTATCTATCGATGATCGCCAGCCGGGTCGACGGCAAACCGCTCGCCGAAATGGCGAAGGAGCGCCTGTGGGACCCGATCGGCGCGGAGGACGACGCCGTATGGAGCCTCGACAGCAAAGGCGGCATTGAGAAGGGCTTCGCAGCACTCAACGCGACACCACGCGACTTCGCCAAGATCGGGCTCTTGGTGGCCAACAACGGCAAGGTCGGCGACGAGCAGGTCGTGCCTGCGGCCTGGATCAAGCGCATCTCGACACCCGTTGCTGAGGCATACCCGGACTGGATGTACGCGGCTCAGTGGTGGCACCCGCCGGGACACGAGACTCATCACGACTTCATGGCCGAGGGTGTCTACGGCCAATATGTGTACGAGAATCCCGCGAACCACACCGTCATCGTCAAGCTCAGCGACTACGGCGCCGAGCAGGACGAGGAAGAGCTGGTCGACGTCTTCCGCTCGCTCGCGGGCAGTTGCACTTGA
- a CDS encoding DUF3117 domain-containing protein: MAAMKPRTGDGPMEVTKEGRCIVMRVPLEGGGRLVVELNNEEAETLGDALKAV; the protein is encoded by the coding sequence ATGGCCGCCATGAAGCCACGGACCGGAGACGGCCCGATGGAGGTCACCAAGGAGGGACGCTGCATCGTCATGCGCGTTCCACTCGAAGGCGGCGGACGCCTCGTCGTCGAGCTCAACAATGAAGAGGCTGAAACCCTCGGCGACGCACTCAAAGCTGTCTGA
- a CDS encoding TIGR00730 family Rossman fold protein encodes MTERRETQKGPIRLRGDQVQSSTTDQRLLDSRGPSDWVHTDPWRVLRIQSEFVEGFGALAELGPAVSIFGSARTKPDDPMYEAARQIAMKLCGEGYAVITGGGPGVMEAANQGAHECGGVSVGLGIELPHEQGMNEYVDLGINFRYFFVRKTMFVKYAQGYVVMPGGFGTMDELFEALTLVQTGKITSFPIVLFGSEYWGGLIDWLRNTMLPDGKVNALDIDMLHITDDIDEAVAWFVAKDN; translated from the coding sequence ATGACCGAACGACGTGAAACCCAGAAGGGGCCGATCAGGCTCCGCGGCGATCAGGTGCAGTCCAGCACCACTGACCAGCGACTCCTCGACTCTCGTGGACCGTCCGATTGGGTGCACACCGATCCCTGGCGTGTCCTGCGCATCCAGTCTGAGTTCGTCGAAGGCTTCGGCGCGCTCGCCGAGCTCGGTCCGGCCGTCAGCATCTTCGGCTCGGCGCGCACCAAGCCTGACGACCCGATGTACGAAGCGGCCCGCCAGATCGCCATGAAGCTCTGCGGCGAGGGCTACGCCGTGATCACTGGTGGTGGCCCCGGCGTCATGGAGGCGGCCAACCAGGGCGCCCACGAGTGCGGGGGAGTCTCCGTCGGCCTCGGCATCGAGCTGCCGCACGAGCAGGGCATGAACGAGTACGTCGACCTCGGCATCAACTTCCGCTACTTCTTCGTGCGCAAGACGATGTTCGTGAAGTACGCGCAGGGCTACGTCGTCATGCCCGGTGGCTTCGGCACGATGGATGAGCTGTTCGAGGCACTCACGCTGGTGCAGACCGGCAAGATCACGTCGTTCCCGATTGTGCTGTTCGGATCTGAGTACTGGGGCGGTCTGATCGACTGGCTGCGCAACACGATGCTCCCCGACGGCAAGGTCAATGCCCTCGATATCGACATGCTGCACATCACCGACGACATCGACGAAGCCGTCGCCTGGTTCGTCGCCAAGGACAACTAG
- a CDS encoding VOC family protein, whose translation MALVTYKDLCIDASDVSAVEGFWARTLGLTSEVLPDGDAVLKGDDPSKTVWINLVPEALSVKQRVHLDVHAASLEPFSALTQQSEDGEFPWTVFLDPEGGEFCVFVRDEVDDYLFYEVCVDAVDHQKITAWWADVLGGNLGHDKQGYSWIDKVPGVPFDGFSFATVPEPKTVKNRIHWDVTLNEGVTVDDLVVKGASILRAPDDEISWTIMADPEGNEFCVFDR comes from the coding sequence ATGGCACTCGTGACCTACAAGGACCTCTGCATCGACGCCAGCGACGTCAGCGCTGTGGAGGGATTCTGGGCTCGTACGCTCGGGCTCACCAGCGAGGTCCTCCCTGACGGTGACGCCGTGCTCAAGGGTGACGACCCGTCCAAGACGGTGTGGATCAACCTCGTGCCGGAGGCGCTCAGCGTCAAGCAACGCGTACACCTCGATGTTCACGCGGCGTCGCTCGAACCCTTTTCGGCGCTGACCCAGCAGTCCGAGGATGGTGAGTTCCCCTGGACGGTGTTCCTCGATCCCGAGGGTGGTGAGTTCTGCGTCTTCGTACGCGATGAGGTCGACGACTATCTCTTCTACGAAGTCTGTGTCGATGCCGTCGACCACCAGAAGATCACCGCGTGGTGGGCTGACGTGCTCGGCGGGAACCTCGGCCACGACAAACAGGGCTACTCGTGGATCGACAAGGTGCCCGGAGTTCCGTTTGACGGATTCTCGTTCGCCACCGTGCCCGAGCCCAAGACGGTCAAGAACCGCATCCATTGGGACGTCACCCTCAACGAAGGCGTCACCGTCGACGACCTGGTGGTCAAGGGTGCTTCGATCCTTCGTGCGCCTGATGACGAGATCAGCTGGACGATCATGGCCGACCCCGAAGGCAACGAGTTCTGCGTCTTCGACCGCTGA
- a CDS encoding O-methyltransferase, translating to MTVPHKSHGQPPRTSGFTRLRWSQPPPKEPTITTAASLAYAEDFNPEDDHLAAARGRAEEVGVSPIGSGGGAALTFLASAINAKSIVEIGTGTGVSGLCLLRGMQADGVLTSVDLEAENQRLARETFTEAGFAPQRFRLIAGAGLEVMPRLTDAGYDLVFLDGDKVEYGEYLDQAIRLVRPGGVIVFDNALWHDRVADPAQRDPETTAIRELLQRVANDENLRSVLLPLGDGLLAAQLI from the coding sequence CTGACTGTTCCCCACAAGTCTCATGGGCAGCCTCCCCGTACCTCGGGCTTCACGCGACTACGCTGGTCCCAACCACCACCCAAGGAGCCGACCATCACCACCGCAGCAAGCCTGGCCTACGCCGAGGACTTCAACCCCGAGGACGATCACCTCGCGGCAGCCCGAGGCCGTGCGGAAGAGGTTGGTGTCTCACCGATCGGCTCAGGTGGCGGAGCGGCGCTGACGTTCCTCGCATCGGCAATCAATGCCAAGTCGATCGTCGAGATCGGCACCGGCACCGGTGTTTCTGGGTTGTGCCTCCTACGCGGGATGCAGGCAGACGGCGTTCTGACCTCTGTCGATCTCGAAGCCGAGAACCAGCGACTCGCTCGCGAGACCTTCACCGAGGCGGGCTTTGCGCCGCAGCGGTTCCGGTTGATCGCTGGCGCCGGGCTCGAGGTCATGCCTCGACTGACCGATGCTGGCTACGACCTGGTGTTCCTCGACGGCGACAAGGTCGAGTACGGCGAGTACCTCGACCAGGCGATCCGCCTCGTACGTCCTGGTGGCGTCATCGTGTTCGACAACGCACTCTGGCACGACCGCGTCGCCGATCCCGCGCAGCGCGACCCCGAGACGACCGCGATCCGCGAGCTGCTCCAGCGCGTTGCGAACGACGAGAACCTGCGCAGTGTCCTCCTTCCCCTCGGCGACGGACTGCTGGCAGCTCAGCTCATCTGA
- a CDS encoding enoyl-CoA hydratase-related protein has protein sequence MSESSTPPVTYEVADGVATVTFNRPDTMNSLTTDTKVALRDALHQAAADSEARCVVLTGTGRAFCVGQDLKEHVAGLTSDDPGQLSDTVQEHYNPAVTAIATMPKPVIAAVNGIAAGAGASLAFAADFRLLRRSAGFNLAFAGIALSCDTGASWTLPRLVGFGRATQLLLQPRTIPADEALELGMATTVVDDDAFDAEVAALARSLADGPTLAYASIKRSLAFSATNDFPASLDQEAQKMALTGASEDHLAAVKAFLAKEKPSFTGR, from the coding sequence GTGAGTGAGTCCAGCACCCCGCCGGTGACGTACGAGGTGGCCGACGGCGTCGCCACCGTGACGTTCAATCGGCCCGACACCATGAACAGCCTGACGACCGATACGAAGGTCGCGCTGAGGGACGCGCTGCATCAGGCGGCGGCCGACAGCGAGGCCCGCTGCGTCGTGCTGACCGGCACCGGGCGGGCGTTCTGCGTCGGCCAGGACCTCAAGGAACACGTCGCGGGACTGACATCCGACGACCCTGGTCAGCTCTCCGACACGGTCCAGGAGCACTACAACCCGGCGGTCACCGCGATCGCCACCATGCCAAAGCCCGTGATCGCTGCCGTCAACGGCATCGCCGCAGGTGCAGGGGCATCTTTGGCCTTCGCCGCCGACTTCCGACTGTTGCGTCGCTCGGCCGGATTCAACCTCGCTTTCGCCGGTATCGCGCTGTCGTGTGACACCGGTGCGTCGTGGACGCTCCCCCGCCTGGTCGGCTTTGGTCGCGCCACGCAACTGCTGCTGCAGCCTCGTACGATCCCCGCCGACGAAGCCCTCGAGCTCGGTATGGCCACGACGGTCGTCGACGATGACGCCTTCGACGCTGAGGTTGCGGCTCTGGCTCGTTCACTCGCTGACGGGCCAACGCTGGCGTACGCGTCGATCAAGCGTTCGCTGGCGTTCTCGGCGACGAATGATTTCCCGGCGTCACTCGACCAGGAGGCTCAGAAGATGGCGCTGACCGGCGCATCCGAGGATCACCTCGCAGCGGTCAAGGCATTCCTCGCCAAGGAGAAGCCAAGCTTCACCGGTCGCTAG
- the dapE gene encoding succinyl-diaminopimelate desuccinylase: MPLDLNTDVVTLTAALVDIASESLDEQQIADDVEAALSTASHLKIEREGHTIVARTELGRAERVVIAGHLDTVPANGNFPSRLEGEILHGLGSCDMKGGVAVALLLAAHVTEPVRDVTYVFYDGEEIASEFNGLGKLARTRPDLLAGDLAILMEPTDAGIEAGCQGTMRADIRTTGERAHSARSWMGSNAIHALSPVLDRLMTYVPREVDIDGLTYREGLNAVGISGGVAGNVVPDEAIVTVNFRFAPDRTEDDAHRHLQEVFEGFGLTLTDSAPGAMPGLSQPSTAAFAATVGGEVKPKFGWTDVAQFTVLGIPAINYGPGDPMFAHKADEHVPIEQLRRVHSTMAAWLSA; the protein is encoded by the coding sequence GTGCCCCTCGACCTGAACACTGACGTCGTCACCCTGACCGCTGCCTTGGTCGACATCGCTTCTGAGAGCCTCGACGAGCAACAGATCGCCGACGATGTCGAGGCTGCACTCAGCACCGCGTCCCATCTCAAGATCGAGCGCGAGGGCCATACGATCGTCGCCCGCACCGAGCTCGGTCGTGCCGAACGAGTCGTCATCGCGGGTCACCTCGACACCGTGCCCGCCAACGGCAACTTCCCGTCGCGTCTCGAAGGCGAGATCCTTCACGGTCTTGGAAGCTGCGACATGAAGGGCGGGGTCGCTGTCGCTCTGCTGCTTGCCGCGCATGTTACTGAGCCAGTACGCGACGTCACGTACGTGTTCTACGACGGCGAGGAGATCGCATCGGAGTTCAACGGTCTCGGCAAGCTCGCGCGTACGCGACCCGACCTTCTTGCCGGCGATCTCGCGATCTTGATGGAGCCGACCGATGCCGGCATCGAGGCCGGATGCCAGGGCACGATGCGTGCCGATATACGGACGACCGGTGAACGCGCCCATTCAGCTCGCTCGTGGATGGGCTCGAATGCGATCCACGCGCTCTCGCCCGTACTCGACCGACTCATGACCTACGTGCCTCGTGAAGTCGACATCGACGGGTTGACCTACCGCGAGGGTTTGAACGCGGTCGGCATCAGCGGTGGAGTCGCTGGCAACGTTGTGCCCGACGAAGCCATCGTCACGGTCAACTTCCGCTTCGCGCCTGACCGTACTGAGGATGACGCGCACCGTCACCTGCAAGAGGTCTTCGAGGGCTTCGGGCTGACGCTGACCGATTCGGCACCGGGAGCCATGCCGGGCCTCTCGCAGCCGTCGACGGCAGCGTTCGCCGCCACGGTCGGTGGCGAGGTGAAGCCGAAGTTCGGCTGGACCGACGTCGCGCAGTTCACCGTGCTCGGCATCCCGGCGATCAACTACGGGCCCGGTGACCCGATGTTTGCGCACAAAGCCGACGAGCACGTACCGATTGAGCAGCTCCGCCGCGTGCACAGCACGATGGCGGCTTGGCTGTCCGCTTAG
- the gluQRS gene encoding tRNA glutamyl-Q(34) synthetase GluQRS, producing MTAGRFAPSPSGDLHVGNLRTAVLAWLHARRTDREFLVRIEDLDRVQPGAEERQLADLAALGLDWDGAVVRQSERARLYDAALASLAGRGLVYECYCTRREILEAPSAPHEPPGIYRGTCRNLSDAERLAQAAVRPAALRLRSELPDFTIQDELHGTYEGVVDDFVLRRGDGVVAYNLAVVVDDAQQGVDQVVRGEDLLPSAPRQAYLATLLGNQPPTYVHVPVALNTDGQRLAKRDGAVTYQQLRELGVDAMALIAQSLGLAGSTMAELLEEYDPASLPRDPWVFVPPPG from the coding sequence GTGACCGCCGGACGATTCGCCCCGTCCCCCTCGGGTGACCTGCATGTTGGCAACCTGCGCACAGCGGTTCTTGCCTGGTTGCACGCTCGTCGAACCGATCGCGAGTTCTTGGTCCGAATCGAGGATCTCGACCGCGTACAGCCCGGAGCTGAAGAACGACAGCTCGCCGACCTCGCGGCGCTGGGTCTCGACTGGGATGGCGCGGTGGTCCGCCAGTCCGAGCGAGCACGGCTGTACGACGCGGCGCTCGCTTCGCTGGCAGGGCGTGGTCTCGTCTACGAGTGCTACTGCACCCGGCGCGAGATCCTCGAGGCTCCGTCAGCGCCGCACGAACCACCCGGCATCTATCGCGGGACCTGCCGCAACCTGAGCGATGCCGAGCGACTGGCCCAGGCTGCCGTTCGACCAGCGGCGCTTCGTCTTCGGAGCGAGCTCCCGGATTTCACGATCCAGGACGAGCTGCACGGTACGTACGAAGGCGTGGTCGACGACTTCGTACTGCGCCGCGGAGACGGTGTGGTCGCGTACAACCTCGCCGTCGTGGTCGACGACGCTCAGCAAGGCGTCGATCAGGTGGTGCGAGGGGAGGACCTGCTGCCCTCCGCTCCGCGCCAGGCGTATCTCGCGACTCTGCTCGGCAACCAGCCGCCGACGTACGTCCATGTGCCTGTTGCGCTCAACACGGACGGGCAGCGCCTCGCGAAGCGCGACGGCGCGGTGACCTATCAGCAGCTACGGGAACTTGGCGTCGATGCCATGGCGCTCATCGCTCAGTCACTCGGACTCGCGGGATCCACGATGGCCGAACTACTCGAGGAGTACGACCCGGCTTCGCTGCCGCGAGACCCGTGGGTGTTCGTTCCGCCACCGGGTTAG
- the folP gene encoding dihydropteroate synthase: MIVPRREDSLRLGSREFAPGEFALMAIINRTPDSFYDNGATFDLEPALEHLARAVSEGADIVDVGGVRAGYGPEVDATEELRRTSDFVAEARSRFPELVISIDTWRSEVADELCKLGADLVNDTWSGHDPELASVAAQHGAGLVCSHTGGIGPRTDPHRAAYADVVADVINTVTELAGKAVEAGVRADGILIDPTHDFGKNTRHSLELTRRLDELVATGWPVLVALSNKDFVGETLDLDKDRRLPGTLGATAISAWQGARVFRAHNVAETRQVLDMVASIKGDRPPAVARRGLA, from the coding sequence GTGATCGTGCCACGCAGAGAGGACAGTCTCCGACTGGGCTCTCGAGAGTTCGCGCCTGGCGAGTTCGCGCTGATGGCGATCATCAACCGCACGCCCGACTCGTTCTACGACAACGGCGCGACGTTTGATCTCGAGCCGGCGCTTGAGCATCTGGCTCGGGCCGTCTCGGAGGGTGCGGACATCGTCGACGTTGGCGGCGTACGCGCTGGCTACGGTCCTGAAGTCGACGCGACTGAGGAGCTCCGGCGTACGTCCGACTTCGTCGCCGAGGCACGGTCGCGATTCCCTGAACTGGTGATCAGCATCGACACCTGGCGCAGCGAGGTCGCGGACGAGCTCTGCAAACTCGGCGCCGATCTCGTCAACGACACGTGGTCAGGCCACGACCCTGAGTTGGCATCAGTCGCCGCCCAACACGGCGCGGGCCTCGTCTGCAGCCACACGGGCGGAATCGGCCCTCGTACGGACCCCCACCGCGCTGCGTACGCAGATGTTGTCGCCGACGTCATCAACACGGTCACAGAGCTGGCTGGCAAGGCCGTGGAGGCCGGTGTGCGGGCCGACGGCATCCTGATCGACCCGACGCACGACTTTGGCAAGAACACGCGTCACAGCCTCGAGTTGACCCGACGACTCGATGAGCTCGTGGCGACCGGCTGGCCGGTTCTGGTGGCGCTGTCCAACAAGGACTTCGTGGGCGAAACGCTCGACCTCGACAAGGACCGCCGACTGCCCGGCACTCTCGGCGCCACCGCCATATCCGCATGGCAGGGAGCGCGTGTCTTCCGCGCGCACAACGTCGCCGAGACACGCCAGGTACTCGACATGGTCGCGTCGATCAAGGGCGACCGACCGCCGGCGGTTGCCCGCCGAGGTCTTGCCTAG
- a CDS encoding DNA-3-methyladenine glycosylase I, with the protein MSLDVVRCPWGDDPAMIEYHDTEWGKELRGDRELFERMSLEAFQSGLSWLIILRKREGFREAFANFDPEVVATFGDSDVERLLQDAGIVRNRMKIEATISNARTLLELDESFSDLLWSFAPPPRPAPTSYAEVDATTPESMAMAKALKKKGFRFFGPTTAYALMQATGMVNDHLEDCIAR; encoded by the coding sequence ATGAGCCTAGACGTGGTCCGTTGTCCGTGGGGCGACGATCCCGCGATGATCGAATATCACGACACCGAGTGGGGCAAGGAGCTCCGCGGCGATCGTGAGCTGTTCGAGCGGATGTCGCTCGAGGCCTTCCAGTCGGGGCTCTCGTGGCTGATCATCCTGCGCAAGCGTGAGGGATTCCGCGAAGCGTTCGCGAACTTCGATCCGGAGGTCGTGGCGACCTTTGGAGACTCCGACGTCGAGCGATTGCTGCAGGATGCCGGAATCGTCCGCAACCGCATGAAGATCGAAGCGACGATCAGCAACGCCCGCACTCTGCTCGAACTCGACGAGTCCTTCAGCGACCTGCTCTGGTCGTTCGCCCCACCGCCTCGACCGGCCCCCACGTCGTACGCGGAAGTCGACGCAACAACCCCTGAATCGATGGCGATGGCCAAGGCGCTCAAGAAGAAGGGCTTTCGGTTCTTCGGGCCCACCACTGCGTATGCGCTGATGCAGGCCACCGGCATGGTCAATGACCACCTTGAGGACTGCATCGCTCGCTGA
- the sigE gene encoding RNA polymerase sigma factor SigE yields MTVLHGEENEVTTATLEWDDIVAEHSARVYRLAYRLTGNRQDAEDLTQDVFIRVFRSLDTYEPGNFPGWLHRITTNLFLDRVRRKSRLRMDGFGEGAEDRLLSAEVLPESAVHDANFDPDIEAALASLSDEFRVAVVLCDVEGLSYEEISDVLGIKLGTVRSRIHRGRTQLRAALAHRAPRKGRTRFVGPLGV; encoded by the coding sequence ATGACTGTGCTTCACGGGGAAGAGAATGAAGTGACAACGGCAACGCTTGAGTGGGACGACATCGTGGCGGAACACTCCGCGCGCGTCTACCGGCTTGCCTACCGCCTGACCGGCAATCGTCAGGACGCTGAGGACCTCACGCAGGACGTGTTCATCCGGGTCTTCCGCTCGCTCGACACGTACGAGCCCGGCAACTTCCCCGGCTGGTTGCACCGCATCACGACCAACTTGTTCCTCGACCGCGTACGCCGCAAATCGCGTCTGCGCATGGATGGCTTCGGCGAAGGTGCCGAGGATCGACTCCTCAGCGCCGAGGTCCTGCCTGAGTCGGCCGTGCACGATGCCAACTTCGACCCGGACATCGAGGCCGCACTGGCGTCGCTGTCCGACGAGTTCCGAGTGGCCGTTGTGCTGTGCGATGTCGAGGGTCTGTCGTACGAGGAGATCTCCGACGTCCTCGGCATCAAGCTCGGCACCGTACGTTCGCGCATCCACCGTGGCCGTACGCAGCTGCGAGCTGCCCTCGCACACCGTGCTCCGCGCAAGGGCCGCACTCGTTTCGTAGGGCCCCTCGGCGTCTAA
- a CDS encoding sec-independent translocase has translation MFGIGVPEMLVIAMVAMLVFGPDKLPDLARQFGGFVRTVKQMAENAKNDLGREMGEDFSGLSLKDLDPREVVRKNFLEDGGLGDTTPAVVKETRILRPNEAPPYDPEST, from the coding sequence ATGTTCGGCATCGGCGTACCGGAGATGCTCGTCATCGCCATGGTCGCGATGCTGGTGTTCGGTCCGGACAAACTGCCTGACCTCGCGCGTCAGTTCGGCGGATTCGTCCGTACGGTCAAGCAGATGGCCGAGAACGCCAAGAACGACCTCGGTCGGGAGATGGGCGAGGACTTCTCAGGTCTGAGCCTCAAGGACCTCGATCCCCGCGAAGTCGTGCGCAAGAACTTCCTCGAGGACGGCGGCCTCGGCGATACGACACCCGCCGTCGTGAAGGAGACGCGCATCCTGCGTCCCAACGAGGCTCCCCCGTACGACCCGGAGTCGACCTAA